The proteins below come from a single Solea solea chromosome 6, fSolSol10.1, whole genome shotgun sequence genomic window:
- the ip6k1 gene encoding inositol hexakisphosphate kinase 1, with translation MCLPHTINMDNKLQGAGQGGGYSLRTQDGGVPLEPFIHQVGGHTSMMRYDDHTVCKPLIIREQRFYESLPPEMKEFTPEYKGVVLVCFEGDSDGYINLVAYPYVESNAEGGITEHEDRDPPEREQPRRKHSRRSLHRSSSSSEHKDERPDRRESHETDAISDNLVELKSPTLNPKIHSDVPFQMLDWNSGLTSEKISHNPWSLRCHKQQLSRMRSESKERKLFKFLLLENVVHHFSYPCILDLKMGTRQHGDDASEEKAARQMKKCEQSTSATLGVRVCGMQVYQLNTGHYLCRSKYYGRGLSIEGFRQALYQYMHNGKGLRHDLLEPILNKLRSLKAVIERQASYRFYSSSLLIIYDGKESEGPSVLGSGQHEARQQKTPVVLAESGPGLFTPPAPDTPCETDMSQSPNLGSLSSRGSGLMASPSPTPHPSPQPLPTITSDCQVPPKPSPRPHPDSSSSAPSLTPLPPPPAPQPKRPPVVDVHMIDFAHSTFKGFRGDTAVHDGPDLGYMFGLESLIHILESLQDGNLP, from the exons ATGTGCCTCCCTCACACCATCAACATGGACAACAAGCTACAGGGGGCTGGACAGGGGGGAGGGTATTCACTTCGAACACAAGATGGAGGCGTTCCACTGGAGCCCTTTATACACCAA gtcGGAGGTCACACTAGCATGATGCGTTACGATGACCACACAGTGTGTAAACCTCTGATCATCAGAGAGCAGCGCTTCTACGAGTCTCTGCCTCCGGAGATGAAGGAGTTCACACCAGAATATAAAG GGGTAGTGCTGGTTTGTTTTGAAGGAGATTCTGATGGCTATATCAACTTGGTTGCCTACCCTTATGTGGAGAGTAACGCTGAGGGAGGAATTACAGAGCACGAGGATCGTGATCCCCCCGAGAGGGAGCAGCCGAGGAGGAAACACTCCCGCCGCAGCCTCCATCGGTCGTCCTCCTCTTCTGAACACAAGGATGAACGACCTGACAGGAGGGAGTCACACGAGACTGACGCTATCTCTGATAA TCTAGTAGAGCTGAAGAGTCCCACACTCAACCCAAAGATCCACTCGGATGTTCCCTTCCAGATGTTGGACTGGAACAGTGGTTTGACATCAGAGAAGATCAGCCATAACCCCTGGAGCCTCCGCTGTCACAAACAGCAGCTTAGCCGCATGAGATCTGAATCCAAGGAACGAAAACTCTTCA AGTTCCTGTTGTTGGAGAATGTGGTCCACCACTTCTCATACCCCTGCATCCTGGACCTGAAGATGGGAACCAGGCAGCACGGAGATGACGCATCCGAGGAGAAGGCGGCCAGGCAGATGAAGAAATGTGAACAGAGCACTTCAGCAACTCTGGGAGTCAGAGTGTGTGGCATGCAG GTGTACCAACTCAACACCGGTCACTACCTCTGCAGGAGCAAGTATTATGGCCGTGGTTTGTCGATTGAAGGCTTCCGCCAGGCCCTGTACCAGTATATGCACAATGGAAAGGGCCTGAGGCATGATCTCTTGGAGCCAATCCTAAATAAGCTTCGCAGCCTGAAGGCAGTGATAGAAAGGCAGGCGTCATATCGATTTTACTCATCTTCACTGCTCATCATCTATGATGGAAAG GAAAGTGAGGGCCCCTCAGTCCTCGGCTCTGGGCAGCACGAAGCCCGGCAACAGAAGACTCCTGTGGTTCTTGCAGAATCTGGGCCTGGTCTCTTCACTCCCCCAGCCCCTGACACTCCCTGTGAAACGGACATGAGCCAGAGCCCAAACCTGGGGTCTCTGTCCTCACGAGGTTCTGGACTGATGGCTTCACCCTCCCCCACCCCTCACCCTTCCCCACAACCACTCCCAACCATCACGTCAGACTGTCAGGTTCCCCCTAAACCCTCGCCTCGCCCCCAtccagactcctcctcctctgcacccAGTTTAAcgcccctccctcctccccctgccCCCCAGCCTAAGCGGCCCCCCGTCGTGGATGTTCATATGATCGACTTCGCCCACTCAACTTTCAAGGGTTTCCGTGGAGACACAGCAGTACACGATGGGCCAGACCTGGGCTACATGTTTGGACTGGAGAGCCTGATCCACATCCTAGAGAGCCTGCAGGATGGCAACCTGCCGTAg